A segment of the Methanofollis fontis genome:
GGCGACGGCGGCAGCCTGCATGCTTGGCATCGATCCCGCACCTCTCTCAGGATTTGCCGCCCTCCCCGGCAGGATGGCCATTTCTCAAGAGGGGCAGGTGCTCATCGTCGACAATGCCAGCAGCGGGGCATGCCGGGAGACCGCTATTGAGGCGGCGGCATATGCCAGGCGTCTTGCCGGCGCCGCCCCCCTCACCCTGGTGATCGGGACCGAGGGCCGGACCATCTGCGAGGGATTCCCGGTGGAGGAAGTGCGGGCGGCGATCCGGGAGATCGCCCCGGCACAGACGGTGACCGTCGGGGATTATTCTGATGTCGGAGATGAATCTGCCAGCGATCTCACCTCGGGGATCCGTATCGCACGCAGAATCACACAGGACGGTGGGGTTATTCTTCTTGCCGTCAAGAGTTGGAGATAAGATGGATTACATTCAGCCACGCCCCAGTTCAATCGTCGCCGCCCTCTACACCGCCCGTGACCTCGGGGTGGAGGTGGCGATCCTCCACGGCCCGTCGGGCTGTTCCTTCAAGCACGCCCGTCTCCTCGAAGAGGACGGCATGCGGGTGCTCACCACCTCGCTCGCCGACAACGAGTTCATCTTCGGCGGGCAGGACGTGCTCGAACGGGTGCTCAAAAACGCCGAAGAGGAGTTCCGACCGAAACGGATGGCGGTGGTCGGCACCTGCGTCTCGATGATCATCGGCGAGGACATGCAGGCGGCGATCGACGCCTCCGGAGTTGTGACTCCGACGATTGCCATCGAGATCCATGCTGGATATCGGGAGAACATCCAGGGCGTGATCGCTGCCCTCGAACCGGCCGCCTTCGCAGGCTGGATCAGCGATCAGGAACTCGAACGTCAGCGGAGATTGCTCGCAGCGGCAAACGAGGTCGAACGCCTCCGGGGGGCGGCTTCACAGCCCTATATCGAACCCTCGCGCGGCGACCTCAAGCATGTGGCCGCCCGCCGTCTCATCGACCTGGCGCGGAGCGGGCGCCGGGGCGTGGCTGTCATGAACGCCAAGAAGGAGACTGCCTATATGTTCGCCGACGAGCTGATCGCCCTCCACGACGCCTGCCCGGATGCGGCGATCACGTACATCGCCAATCTCGAGGACCGGGGTCTGCCGAAGGTGAGAACGGATGCCGCCAATATCAGGGAGGGCATGGCCGAAGGTGGCCTTGAACCAGAGCTCCTCGGCGCTCTCGACGAATACGGGGCGAACGGCGATGCTGTCGGCGAACGGATCCGGGAAATCGGAGCAGAATTCGCCCTGATCGTCGGCGTGCCCCATGCCGTCCCCCCTGAGTACACGGAGGGGGTCGAAGTGATCTCGGTCACCAACGGGCCGCGGCAGGTCGCCCCCCTGCGGGAGATGGGGCATGCGGCGGTGGTCGTCGAGGTCGATCTCCACCCGCAGACCCTGGGCGTGCGCTCGATCGTCGGGAGCGAGTTCGGGGCGGTGCTGCGGAGCATTGCACGGGGTGAATGAGATGAAGGCCCTCCTGATCACCGGGGATCGTTCGGGCAGCGGAAAAACGAGCATCACCCTGGCTATTGCTGCCCTGCTGGCCCAGGAAGCACCCGTCCAGACCTATAAGGTGGCGATGGACTATATCGACCCCTCCTATCTCTCGGCGGTCACCGGGCGCCCCTGCCGGAACCTGGACAGCTATGTGATGGGGCCTGATGAGATCAGGGCCGTCTTCGAGCACGGGGCGAGCGGTGCCGAGATCGGGCTGGTCGAAGGGGTGCGGGGGCTCTACGAGGGTGCTGAGGCGATCGGCGACGCCGGGAGCACGGCATCGATCGCCAAGGCCCTCGACCTGCCGGTGGTGCTGGTCGTGGACGCCCGGAGCATCACCCGGAGCGCCGCCGCACTGGTGAAGGGGTTTGCCGCATTCGATCCCGATGTGCAGATCGCAGGCGTGATCCTCAACAATCTCTCCGGTGCGGGTCATCGCCAGAAGACGCTTCGTGCGGTCGAGCACTACTGCGACCTGCCGGTGATCGGTGCGATCCCGAAGAGCGAGGAAATGCGGCTTGCGATGCGCCACCTGGGCCTTGTACCCTACCGGGAGGGTCAGGAGAGTGGTGATTTTCTGGAACGGGTTGCGGCGGTGAAGGAGGTGATCGGCACCTACGTCGATCTGGATGCCCTCAGGGGGCTGATGGCCGATTACACCTTCACCGGTGCAACAGGGCCGTTCCTGCCGCCGCAGGAGAGCGACCTGCGGGTGGCAGTCGCCTACGACGAGGCCTTCAACTTCTACTACAACGACCTCTTCGACATCCTGCAGGGCGGCGGGGCGGCGGTCGTCCCCTGGTCGCCGGTCCACGATCCCCTGCCTGAAGCGGACGGCTATATCATCGGCGGCGGGTATCCGGAGATGCATGCGGCTTCGCTTGAGGCGAACGATCGGGCGCGGGAGGCGCTCAGGGAGGAAGTGATGAACGGCACCCCGGTCTATGCCGAGTGCGGGGGGCTGATCTACCTCACGAAACGTCAGAATCTCAGCGCCGGATGGGAGGGGCGGGAGCAGGACGAGTCGTTTGAGATGTGCGGGGTCTTCGACGGCGAGACCTTCATGCCCGTCCGCCGCACCCTCGGGTATGTGGAGGGAAGGGCGGGCAGCGCCTCGCCCTTCGGTGAGGGGACCTTCCGCGGGCATGAGTTCCATTACTCGGACGTGCGTCTGGCAGCAGGGACCAGGTATGCCTATGAACTCTCCCGGGGCACCGGCATTGAGGGATCGCGGGACGGCGCCGTGGTCAGCAACACCCTGGCCAGCTACACCCATCTCCACCCGGTGCCGGCGGCCCCCTTCTTCCATGAATTCCTGAACCGCTGCCGTGCTGCCCGAAGGACGTGATCGCCCTCCGGCACGACCATAAAAGACTATACCCTTGTGCAGACAATAAAATCTTCATGATAATTTACCTCAACGGGGAATTCGTCCCGAAGGAGGAGGCAAAGGTCTCGGTCTTTGATCACGGTCTCCTCTACGGTGACGGCGTTTTCGAGGGTATCCGGGCTTACGATGGTCGGGTCTTCCGGCTCGAGGAGCATATAGACCGCCTTTACGACTCGGCAAAGACCCTGGACATCCAGGTCCCCCTCACAAAGGAAGAGTTTGCTGAGGCGATCCTCGAGACCCTGCGGAAAAACAACCTCAGGGACGCCTATATCCGTCCGGTCGTCACCCGCGGCGTCGGCGATCTCGGACTTGACCCCCGCAAGTGTGGAACGCCCACCGTCTTCATCGTCGCCACCGAATGGGGGGCGATGTACGGCGACCTCTACGAGAAGGGACTGACGGCGATCACTGTCTCGGTCAGGAGAAATCCGGCCGAGGCGATGCCGCCGAACGTCAAGAGCCTGAACTACCTTAACAATATCCTGGCAAAGATCGAGGCGAACTACAAGGGCGGCGACGAGGCGATCTTCTTCGACACCCGCGGCAATGTGGCCGAGGGGTCGGGCGACAACATCTTTGTGATCAAGAACGGCGCCATCATCACCCCCTACACCCTCAACAACCTCCGGGGGATCACCCGTCATGTGGTCCTGGAGGTTGCCGCCTCCCTCGGGGTCCAGGTGAACGAGCAGAACCTCGGCTACTTCGATCTCTACTCGGCCGACGAGGTGTTTGTCACCGGAACCGCTGCAGAGGTTGCCCCGATCACGAAGATTGACGGCCGCATCATCGGCAATGGTCAGCCCGGTCCGATCACCCGCCAGCTGATGGCCGGATTTACGACTGTCACCCGGAAGGAAGGCACGCCGATCTACTAATAAACGGTGACGTGCACATCTGCCCCGGCAGGGGCACCTCTTTTTTCAGGGCATGAGCAGGATGCATGCCGCACCTGCGACCATCATTCCTGCACTCAACCCCCGCCTCAGTCGCTCACCCTCCCTGAAGAGGGCGCCGCCCAGCAGCACCGCGAAGAGTATGCTTGTTCTTTTTACAGAGATCACATAGGGGACGATCTGGATCAGGAGGGCCGATCCGATTGCCATGATTTCAATGGCCAGCAGTCCGCCGAGCACAAGGGGAGGCAGAACCCCGCAGCCATGGAGAGAGGAGCGGTCGAAGGCGGCAAAGATGAGGAGAAAGCAGCCGATACACAGGAGATCGATCCCGTAGCCAACGAATAATCCGGCATTGATGAGGAGGATCTTGTCCACATTGGCGGTGATGCTGTAGATTGCCGCCACACAGAGCATCAGTGCGGCGCCCGGATGGGAGGAAAGAGCATGGAAGGGTGCCGAAATCCCTCCGCTTCCCCCGAGAAGATAGGAACCGGCAACGATCAGCAGAATCCCCGCCATACCGCCGGCGCCGGGGCGCTCGCCCAGGATGAGCCATGAGGTCAGGACCAGGAAGAGGGGGGTGAACGAGAGGAACGGGATCGCCAGAGAGATATCGGTCGTTGCAAGAGCGCGGAAGGTTAGCCTGACTGCTGCAGTGTTCAGAATGGCGGAAACGGTCAGGACAGGCAGGATCTCTGGGCCCGGCAGGGGGAGGTGGGTGATGGCGGCGATGAGGAGAAGGATGAGACCGGCACAGAGAAATGCGCTCCCGGCGAGAAGAGGTTCAGGGCAGCGCCGGAGCCAGTGCTTGGCAGTGATATAATACAGGGCGTTGAACAGGGCGCCGGTGAGCGCGAGGGCCGTCCATAGCATTCAATCACTTTTCCTGGACAGGTCAGACACCATGCACTGAGGTGCCCGTTATGCCCAAGGTTTAAGTACGATGGCTGGCATAAATAATAAGGCAATACTACGGGCTGCTATAGTGTAGGGGCCAATCATGTCGGCCTTTCACGCCGACGACAGGGGTTCAAATCCCCTTAGCAGCATTCTGTTCTCTGACCGCTCTTTCCCTGCTTGCATCATCACGTTCTGACCTCCCGGATTGATGTGGCGCCCACCTGCCCGCGACTGCTGGAGAACTACCCGGCAATCGGGTGTGTAGACACGGTTTACTCACATGGTTCGAGAACTGACCCCCCGTTCCATGCCCTCCGGCGCAACGTTCATATCGTCACAGATCAACGGATGGTCCATCGGGCGGCGTCATGCCGCCCCGGGGGGACAGATCATGAGTTATGCAAGCACCGTTACGGTCGCCGGTCCGAGGATCCTGCCCTCGGACACCATCTTCGGGAGCAGTGTCAGGAGTGCCGACGGCGAGCACCTCGGGGTGATCCAGCACCTGCTCCTCGACACCACATCAGGAAGCATTGTTTTTGCCGTTATCTCATTCGGCGGCATACTTGGCCTCGGCGGGAAACTCTCTCCCGTGCCGTGGAAGGCGCTCAGCAGGGGAGCTGAGGAGAAGGACTTCGTGCTGAACGTGACAAAAGAGACACTGGCATCAGCGCCCTCTTTTGACCGGAATCACTGGCCGAAACCCGAGGAGATCGAATGGTTTGAGCGGGTTTTCCACTTCTATGGGCTTGAACCCGGGTGGACCGGTTCGCGATAGAGTCTGCAATTGCCATGGTGCTGGAAAGGGCAGATCGACCCGCTGCCATCGGAGGGATCCCCTCCCTCTGGTGCCATGACAGGATCGATACCACAGGTCAGGTAGTGCACATTGCCGTCCCGTTCCCTCTCAGGTGCGTCGGTGATGTGGGGATACCTGTCATGGGCGTAGAGGAGTGATCGAATAAGGGATTCTAAGTTCTGTAACGCTGTTGTGACCCGGTATGCCTGAAGATTCATGCCCCTCTCTGATGTAAAGGTCTCCAGGGATTGGGATCAGGCTCTCTTTGAACGATGGTGCCACCATCCCCTCCAGATAACCGGGCAGGAATGCAGATCGTTTCTGGATGCAATGTTGCCAATGTAAAGGCAAAAAAATCAC
Coding sequences within it:
- a CDS encoding PRC-barrel domain-containing protein, translating into MSYASTVTVAGPRILPSDTIFGSSVRSADGEHLGVIQHLLLDTTSGSIVFAVISFGGILGLGGKLSPVPWKALSRGAEEKDFVLNVTKETLASAPSFDRNHWPKPEEIEWFERVFHFYGLEPGWTGSR
- the cfbB gene encoding Ni-sirohydrochlorin a,c-diamide synthase — translated: MKALLITGDRSGSGKTSITLAIAALLAQEAPVQTYKVAMDYIDPSYLSAVTGRPCRNLDSYVMGPDEIRAVFEHGASGAEIGLVEGVRGLYEGAEAIGDAGSTASIAKALDLPVVLVVDARSITRSAAALVKGFAAFDPDVQIAGVILNNLSGAGHRQKTLRAVEHYCDLPVIGAIPKSEEMRLAMRHLGLVPYREGQESGDFLERVAAVKEVIGTYVDLDALRGLMADYTFTGATGPFLPPQESDLRVAVAYDEAFNFYYNDLFDILQGGGAAVVPWSPVHDPLPEADGYIIGGGYPEMHAASLEANDRAREALREEVMNGTPVYAECGGLIYLTKRQNLSAGWEGREQDESFEMCGVFDGETFMPVRRTLGYVEGRAGSASPFGEGTFRGHEFHYSDVRLAAGTRYAYELSRGTGIEGSRDGAVVSNTLASYTHLHPVPAAPFFHEFLNRCRAARRT
- the ilvE gene encoding branched-chain-amino-acid transaminase — encoded protein: MIIYLNGEFVPKEEAKVSVFDHGLLYGDGVFEGIRAYDGRVFRLEEHIDRLYDSAKTLDIQVPLTKEEFAEAILETLRKNNLRDAYIRPVVTRGVGDLGLDPRKCGTPTVFIVATEWGAMYGDLYEKGLTAITVSVRRNPAEAMPPNVKSLNYLNNILAKIEANYKGGDEAIFFDTRGNVAEGSGDNIFVIKNGAIITPYTLNNLRGITRHVVLEVAASLGVQVNEQNLGYFDLYSADEVFVTGTAAEVAPITKIDGRIIGNGQPGPITRQLMAGFTTVTRKEGTPIY
- the cfbD gene encoding Ni-sirohydrochlorin a,c-diamide reductive cyclase catalytic subunit encodes the protein MDYIQPRPSSIVAALYTARDLGVEVAILHGPSGCSFKHARLLEEDGMRVLTTSLADNEFIFGGQDVLERVLKNAEEEFRPKRMAVVGTCVSMIIGEDMQAAIDASGVVTPTIAIEIHAGYRENIQGVIAALEPAAFAGWISDQELERQRRLLAAANEVERLRGAASQPYIEPSRGDLKHVAARRLIDLARSGRRGVAVMNAKKETAYMFADELIALHDACPDAAITYIANLEDRGLPKVRTDAANIREGMAEGGLEPELLGALDEYGANGDAVGERIREIGAEFALIVGVPHAVPPEYTEGVEVISVTNGPRQVAPLREMGHAAVVVEVDLHPQTLGVRSIVGSEFGAVLRSIARGE
- a CDS encoding EamA family transporter, with amino-acid sequence MLWTALALTGALFNALYYITAKHWLRRCPEPLLAGSAFLCAGLILLLIAAITHLPLPGPEILPVLTVSAILNTAAVRLTFRALATTDISLAIPFLSFTPLFLVLTSWLILGERPGAGGMAGILLIVAGSYLLGGSGGISAPFHALSSHPGAALMLCVAAIYSITANVDKILLINAGLFVGYGIDLLCIGCFLLIFAAFDRSSLHGCGVLPPLVLGGLLAIEIMAIGSALLIQIVPYVISVKRTSILFAVLLGGALFREGERLRRGLSAGMMVAGAACILLMP